The region GCATCATTGTTTCCCAGGCCGACACTTGGGCGGGGCCGTACTCTTCCTTCTCGGGATGCAGCCAGCCGATCGCCGTTGGATAGACCAAAATCTGGGCGCCTGTAAGCGCCGTCAGACGAGCCGCTTCGGGGAACCATTGATCCCAGCAGATGCACACACCGACACGGCCAAACTTCGTATCGAATGTTCGGAAACCGATATCGCCAGGCGTGAAATAGAACTTCTCGTAGTAGTGCGGATCGTCTGGGATATGCATCTTGCGATAGATGCCCAGGAACGCGCCGTCGGCATCGAACACCGCAGCCGTATTGTGATAGACGCCTTCGGCTCGCTTCTCGAACAACGACGCGACTACGACGACGCCATGCTCCTTGGCAGCCGCTTGAATGCGATCGCTTGTCGGACCAGGAATCGGTTCGGCTTGTTCAAATTGGATGTGGTCTTCTTCCTGGCAGAAGTAGAGGCCGGGAAACAGCTCTTGCAGGCAAACGATGTTCGCTCCCTGCTGGGCAGCTTCGGCAATCTTGGCGACCGCCTTGGCGACGTTTTCTTCCT is a window of Bremerella sp. TYQ1 DNA encoding:
- a CDS encoding carbon-nitrogen hydrolase: MSKPEKINVAVVQMTCSAKKEENVAKAVAKIAEAAQQGANIVCLQELFPGLYFCQEEDHIQFEQAEPIPGPTSDRIQAAAKEHGVVVVASLFEKRAEGVYHNTAAVFDADGAFLGIYRKMHIPDDPHYYEKFYFTPGDIGFRTFDTKFGRVGVCICWDQWFPEAARLTALTGAQILVYPTAIGWLHPEKEEYGPAQVSAWETMMRSHAIANGVFVAAPNRVGIEENIEFWGHSFVVDPTGTLLKVASHDQEEIMVVECNLAQIDFSRTHWPFLRDRRIDAYGGITKRFIDGDITS